In Eriocheir sinensis breed Jianghai 21 chromosome 59, ASM2467909v1, whole genome shotgun sequence, the genomic stretch ATAAGCTGTAAGGGCGAAGGTCCTGTGACGAGATGGCGAGTTACCGTGTGTGAGGGGCGGCCAGCTGCTGGATGACGGAGAAGGCATCCCCTGCAGCCATGTCGGACCTGCAGCCGGTGCAGCAGATGGTGTCCTCGTGCACGGGGGCGCTCATCACCTCGGTGTTCAGTGAGTGGCCGCGGCGAGGGGCGGGGGGGGCCATATGGGTGCTTGCTACTGCCTGCCTCGCGGTGCTTCATGATGACGCTGCGTCTCTTGGCCTTAACAGTGGACGGCTTTCATAGTATTTTTGGGTTGATTTGAAGCACGACCGGTTGGGGTTTACTGCGGGTGGTCTTTTCCATGCTTGCATAACCCAGTAATCGGTTGTCATTTCTATATCTTTGTTACTTGTCTAGAATAACACCCAACTCACTTCCCCAGGCTGACACTTTCTCTAGTGCCTAGATTATTATGTGCGGTATTATTCTATATTGTCACCACTTTCACACCCACGAACGCCTTGGTGCTCTATGAAGGGTTCAATGTCCATACAATGCATTGATGTATTGCTTTGCTGTCGGAAATCACTCCTTCTTGTGATATAAAAAGAATTGTAAATATTTACGTCAGTCGCACCCGCCCGTGCccgccatggtggtggtggtaggagggacTGTAGGGTTGTCAGATGCTTCAATAAGAGAAATCCTCACACCACGTCACGATAATGTATagtaatatatacataatattaatatatcaaataataatgaggataatATTCATGAAAGCGTTGCCTCCCCTGGAGGTGGCAGCGGCGATGGCCTAGCCGGTgctgtgagaaatacctcctcgcagaaataagtcgcatattcaTGGGGGGGTTCaaggggggtgcagcccccctgGCTTGGTtaggaggttatgtaaagttcggttggagtagtttaaatacgctcccccacccaaaaccctcaGTTTCCCACAAGTGTCcgagttgaacctctctgcagcGGCAGGTGTTCAACacgctttgaatttttttttttttttagtgatttaatgatttgtgacaaatATTTAGTAGGTTATTTCTAAACACACCGAAATcgaccagaaaaaaatagtttcatcagatagtgtcccacgggtgacaatctagaaatttacctaatgtgCTAGTCATCACTGATAATCTTTTCCATTTGACACTATACTTGTTTCTGAGATTTGAACAATTGTCAAGGTAACACCCTCAATTCACAACAGCAGTGCATTACTCTATCAGTGGCAGTAAGCTGCTTTCAGTAAGGGTATGATATGGTTCTGGTAAGTTTAAAAACATGGAATGGAAAATGGCTAAAagtacaaaaacaaatgaaaaaatagactCATGAAATGCAAATTGACCAGTGACTAATATTGAGCAAAGATAGCCTTCACTTTGACATAGTTTATTGCACAGTTTGTTGCTTCAAGATTTTAAAAGCATTGGAATTGTGGGTGGTGCGCTTGATTATCTGAGGAGCTGCCTTGAGAACAGAACATAGTGTGCAAATATTGGTAAATCATTCTCTGCTCATAAAGTCTGCAAAGAGAGTCCCTtagggaagtgtactgggtccagTCTTATTCTGTGTGTAGTATACTATTGGACTTTCACATTTGATAAGAAAGCATGGAGTTGATTTTAAACTGTATGCTGAAGATACACAGTTCTATCTGTTGCCAagtgatgtggaaaacactgaggataagctgagcagaattatggatgatgttgggaaatggatgaattctaagcaattGAAGCTGAATGAGGACAAAACTGAATGCCTGATattggggaagaacaaggatctcaggagggTTGATATTTCCACTCTTCAGATTAAGCATGACACTATGACTGTAAAAAAAggcagtcaaagatttaggtgtgattaTTGACTGCACTCtgtatcattcaaagaacagatcaaccAGGTGGTGAGAACAGCAGGCTACCATCTAATAAATATttcatttgtcaagaaatacttggatgataagaccatgaagatgcttgtatataatcatgtaactatagtctgttcacttaagctagattcctggcgcctaggcaggttggtaagcttgcagctgattggctgctccgctctcccgctaacactcatgtcggaccacatcttgcatgctcgagtgagacatgtttctttattatatgtcatagctcacctcatatacgagctagccagttttggttgacaccatcagactcagcagtgactgtagaatcaagatgtattgtaaaaactcgacaaaacaaaaaagaaaatggtattacgatgagttgaactgtgaagatgttaaaaaaatgtttataacatgttttaattatgctcacttttaaacagttgttcattgactgcagaaatatattattacatgacgtaggaaaatctctcatgaacacgatagtgtgatcagaatgcaaatgaagctccacatattgaaaacacagagttatttatagcaacatgtcactcgccccaaTCATCATGGCGCGCGtgacactcatttttttaacatcatcatacaggATGTCTCGAGCACCGTGTTAgtgggagagcggagcagccaatcagctgcaagcttaccaacctgcttaggcgccaggaatctagcttaagtgaacagactatagtaagaTGGATTATTGTTAATCATTTTATTATGGCCTTTCttaatatctgctgaagaaattaCAACTtattatgaacagagctgcaaggctaataaagggtctgccaccatgtgagagaataacacctgcacttatagagtTACATTGGCTAaccattaaggcacgaatagtctgcaaaatatgtgtcttgacttatcaagcaacgcgactaGGTAAACCTGGATATATGAGAATTttactacaggattttcatttggacacagCCATGTCACTGAAACACAGTGCTGAAAAGTATAGACTTtaaacctggaactgggtttcagagcatttgggAAGAATGCCCCACAGCTCTAAAATGAGTTGCCAGaggatgttaagaacagtggcagtctggcaatcttcaagaaagctgaagactcacttattcactaaatcctatgaCATTACATACTGTACATGAagattgaggacaacttttggtgctaatattactgttataatgttgacGGCCCAGTGGAGCGCTGCGATGGCAGTGgaccagggcctgaaacctcatcaacagtaaactTTTCCACAATAACCTAATCCCAGCAAATAATAACCCAAGTTTAGCAAATTAAGTTGGTAGCTTTACCAGATAAAGCAACCCAATTCAACTGAATATCAATAATCACCTAAACCCACTGAATAAATTAgttaaagtaaacaaaatatgTAAGATATTTCAGTATAGTCTCTGTGGTGTGtcataatattttgatacattttgATGTAATAGTATTTATCAATCTGAAAACTTTCCATTGCAGACAACTCATATCTTCTTAAGTACTAGCTGTTTTGGTTGGTAAAATTGACAGTGAATTCAATTTTGATTCATATTTTTTAGGCATCTATTTATTAGAGCAGAATATTATGgtaatttttttcatatacatttttttgcTTTGGTATGGCCTCCTTACCTACTATATACTGTATAATGACAAAAAAAGCTTTGGTATGGCCTCCTTCCCTACTACCTATATACTGTGTAATAACAAAAAAAGCTTTGGTATGGCCTCCTTACTATATACtgtataatgacaaaaaaaatgccTTGCAGTGACACCCTTTGATGTGGTGAAGGTTCGGCTGCAGGCCCAGCAGAGAGCTGAGCTTGCTAGTAAGTGCTTCTTGTACTGCAACGGTCTCATGGACCACATCTGCAGGTGTGCCGAGACACTGAGTGTCCACACGCAGGGAAATGCCTGGTACAACCGCCCTGTGCCTGTCCACCTCAACGGAACACTGGTAAGACAGCAGATTAACTGGTCATTCCTATCTTTTATAATTTTGTTGAATTTTATCTAATTTATAAGGTAGAAATTTACTTTACAATTCTTAGCAATTCTCTGTACTCTCTCTGGATTTTTCTGTATTCATGGAGTTTGTAGAAATATAGAAAGGCAGTAATCAATATTTTGCATTCCATTACTATTTTTTTGTAGGATGAATTTGTGAGGAGCTCTTATATTAGTCaggtcttttttatatttttaatagAGCATTTAGAGTGACGATTCATAGCATCATACATTATCTTGTcacaaaagaaaataacaaacactgATCATTTCCAGGATGCATTTGTGAAGATCTCCCGACAAGAAGGTATGCAGTCCCTGTGGTCTGGCCTCTCCCCAACGCTAGTGGTGGCACTGCCCAACACAGTCATCTATTTCACCTCCTACGAGCAGCTGCGCACTGTCTTAAACCGATACCTGCTGCTGGATAGTACTGAGCCATCATCCCTCATTGGGGGGGCAGCAGGCGGCCTGGCCAGGGTGTGGTCGGTCACTCTGGTGTCGCCCTTTGAGCTGGTGCGCACCAAGATGCAGGCCACCACCATGACTTATAAAGGTTAGCAGTTGACTATTTTGATTTGTTATGGACTGAAGGGACTCAGTGCATTGCATTTCCATTCATTAGATGTACAGAAAATCCATCCAGTCTTTTGTTTTTAGTTTACATTTTTTACTTCGTATTACAGCTGTTGATTGCTGCCAGTCAGTGATAAGGGTAATGTATGGGATTTGTTAGTTTGTATATCCACCACATCACATACTAAGATGCACATTAAACCCACACCATGTTTAAGTGTTTCTCACTTTGCATTTTTGACTGCATATAAACTAAAACCTCTCAAGATGATATTCTATAAGTTGGAGGGtcagatgtatatatatatatatatatatatatatatatatatatatatatatatatatatatatatatatatatatatatatatatatatatatatatatatatatatatatatatatatatatatatatatatatatatatatatatatatatatatatatatatatatatatatatatatattagagaccCAAATGGCCTTCTGCCATAGACAGCACATTGTAGGGCATTCCATGGCGTGTGCTGTTGTCCACACGACTTTTGCTATGAATAACAAGACATGGTCTGAAGGCATCTCCCAGACCTCAGTTGTCTCTGGGTGGTGTAATTAAAGTGTGTATATAGTCACCTGTTACTTAATGTTCACATTGCATGCTGGGAACTAGGACACTGGCTTTATGTCCAGCAATACTAGTGAAGTATATATGTTTGCCATTTTATACGCAACATTCCAATAGTGCTTGTAATGGGAAACAACAACAATTGTGTAAAACTGAGGTGAGGTATGAATAATGACTTCAAATTAAAGGTTGACATTTTTTGTTTTGACACAAGATAATTCTTATGCCGCAGCTCAATTTCCgagcttattttttttccatgataTGCGTGGTGATTGAAATATACTTATAAACTGGCAAACTTATCCAACATGCAAGTTAGAATAATGGTCCTCACCCACACAGAATTGGCGATGGtgatgaggagggaggtgagcACTGGTGGTGTGCGCAGTCTGTGGCGGGGCTGGGTGCCAACAGTCCTTAGAGATGTTCCCTTCTCCAGTGAGTGATCAATGTATAACTGTGATTTATGAGTATATACAATATATGTTTGTTCAGTTTGTACAAATGTAGTGCCGCTCAAAGTAATCAGTTGCAAGTCTTTTGTGATTGTAGGGTATTTCTGCAGCTTTGTTTTTTAAATCAGCTGCATATGCACCTTTTTATACCCACTTGGGAATTTCCATTGGTTTTAACATGTGTTTAGGTAACTAAACACATGTTAAAATCAATGTAAATTCCCAAGTGGGTATAAAAAGGTGCATATACAGCTGATTTCAAAAGCAAAGCTGCAGAAATAGGGAGCGGAGAaatatggaggaggttaatgagtttaagtaccgtggatcagttatgtgtaagcatggtggtacagaagaagagacaagagaaagggcattgcaaggaacaAAGGTGGtggggtctttgggacgtatcatgaatggcagaagtgtgcgggaggtaaagagggatctgagaaatacagtaatagtaccagtcctcacatatgcaagtgaaatatGGGCCAAGAaggaaagtcagaggtctagagtgcaggcagtggaaatgagttatttgaggagtgcatgtggtgtgagtagaatggatggaatgagtaatgaaagtgtgtatgagcgttttggaatgtgtcacgtgggtgaagggaagaagtgtggagtggtggaagaagtgaagcgacagactttaaattGGTTTGACCACATGGAGTAAATGGAGGAGAATaaaatgaccaggagggtgtatgtgagtgagatagagggagggaaagttagaggatgacctccagtgaaatggagagataggggtGAAAAATCCTTGAGAaatttgagcaggcaaggagggaatgTCTGgacagagaaagatggaaacttctgctgtggccatcccatggtgggagctcctaggagcaggtgtcaaggatgaatgaatgaatgaatgaattaacaTGTGTTTTGGGCATGTATTTAGAAGCAGCCTTAAAatgtattatatatatcaaagcatttgtgatcagcttatgtatcatctattttggggggtttaaccctttcattgctaactGCTTGCAACAGacattaggcgtatttgctggtggcactaaacgcccgctgcgacctccacccacACTCGAATCTCCTGCGTacgagagtgttccaacactaattcttacaacacaggattgccaattgagtggattcttcactaaatttggtggaaaatcaaatcagcccagcgcagaaaatctacggacgagtaactggtggatgttttGCCCAATATAGtgtcatttttgcatagcttcacctatcaccgactgattctttgaccaaatagttttaaatattgcagttggcaatgctcccttgccagaatctgaagaaaaaaatgtccgcagttccctcaatatggctgatcatcacgcacgcaccgacgtaagtgttaacattcaacactccctgaacgtgcatgtacgttcgcaagagaggcatacataaccgactcctatagatctggacctcctctttccaatggtgtttttggtttttagctgtgatgaatagtttttgatatactgaggttaaaagagacccccaattgggctgcccgactgcgcctgaggggatagtcgcgtccacacTGCACGCAAGAAaagggttaaatcatggcacaaacttggcctgtcgctgctacacggtaaagctacaaatttggtccatcactgctaccgggttgagcAATGATTACTCTTGAGGCACCCTTGAAAGTTTACCTAAAGAGTGGTtgcttgagtttttttttttttttttttttttttacacgtctttggcctattgcgccgataggcttcttcctggttgaTCCTGATGGTccgtccaaggcttcttcccggtggagcctgatggtcggcccagcccgttctggcgcaggcgagtgtttatagtggcgccatcttgcattggctcatgctgccctcccagagctcatctttaatcctagaatctagagtccgggttgataggtggtcttctggacagcatgtgggtagttttaagccactcggcggtggccgaaaaatcccagcttggtggcaccggtcggggattgaacgcGGGGctgtctcgctatctgttcagccaccgcctccccatgttcAGCCAGTTCTTTCTATGGTACTGTTGGATGTGGCttgggagaaaagagaagtgtGTGGTGCTAAGTGAGGCAATAATATTACCTTTAAAAAATCTTCATAAGGAGTGGATAGTGCTATATTTGTTTGATCTTTTTTCCCCGTGGTATTATGAGTAACTAAGCTTATAGTTGTGACTTGAAAGTGAGGCAATAGCAGTCACACGTCTCATGTTTTCAGTATTGTATTGGCTGAGCTACGAGAAGCAGAAGATCCTCATGAACCAGCAGTGTCCATCCTTCCAGTTCACTCTTATTGCTGGAGCTGTGTCAGGAGGGGTGAGCTTGCCGGGTTCCATTTTATGTGCATAGATTGATTGTTTGAACGTGTGCTTTTTATGGGAAAATATACACACATGCATTTACCAAGTATAACACACAAAAGTATGTTTAAACCTTATATCCTAAATAAGTAGACTTCTTGAATAATAGTTAATAGATTTGTAATGGTGAATCAGCTTAGACTTGCAGTGAATTATTCAACATTTTGCAGTAGAATGTTTTTGATTATCAGGAATGAGAATGTTATACTGTTTATGAATATACTAGGGCAAGGTTAACTCCTTATCCTAACTTTTGCAGATTGCTGgtaccctcacccttcctcttgaTGTGATCAAGACCCACAGGCAGATTGAAATTGGTGAGGAGTTGTTTTCAGGTTAGAGTCAAGATGATGAGTGATGATGGGGCATGTAAGGTGACTCCTGTCTGTGTCTTGGGGGCTGGAGGTGCTTGGTGATAAGTGTGGGAATATAGGAGTAGTTGTATCAGAACAATCTCTGCCACTGAATTTAACAAGTCTTCTGGACCTCCCTGTTTTCTTTGTAGGAGTAGTTTTAAAAATATCTGTTTTGTCTGAATGTCTGGGAGCCCACAAGACTGTGAGAGTGGGCgatagtgtttgtggtggtgttgcAGTAATTGTGGTATGTGTGAAATGATGGTGTTGATTCATGATATAGTTCTTTTAGCCTATCACATCTCAACAAAGAGTGTTTTAGTGTCTTGTGTCTGTAGCTGGCATATGgtacactctcctcctcttaaccttttctcttaattactttTCATGTTTGATAACTGATGATCGTGTTCCCTTTGTCTGTAGCTTAGCTGGCATATCACTCATGCTCCTCTGCTGAACCTTTTCCTTTAACTATTTTCCCTATCTAACAACTGATCATtgactccccccctctcccccagatAGCACCAAGGCCTCCCGGTCAACGTGGGAGATGCTGCAGCACATCTACCGGCAGCAAGGTGTCCGGGGCCTCTTCTCTGGCCTGGTGCCTCGCCTTGCCAAGGTCATGCCCGCATGCGCCATCATGATCTCCACCTACGAGTACGCCAAGAAGTTCTTCCGCAACAGAGGGCAACACATCATAGAGAAGAgcagcctccccctcccccaagccCAAACTGTCTCCTAAGTACTTATCTTCATCACCTAAGGGAAGGTGGGGCAGATGGATGTTCTCTTTTGGGAGGGAACAATGGTGCTGTGATGGATTTTGTTACTGTTGAAAGAGtctttgtgtatatatttgtacATGTCCAAAATTATCATAGTTTTATATGATAATTGTGCAGTGTCCCAGTGataatttaaagaaaaaaatgattagaTATATTTACAGATTTTTTACTCCTAGTCTAGTCTTTCGTGCAGTGCTGGAGTTGTGTTCCCTGCTCGATTAATATTAATTGCAACTGACTACCCACCTGCACTCAAGTCCCTGTGATGGCACACCAAAGCTTGTTTGGTTCACCTTGGTCTTGCACAACCCACAAAAACAATAACTTTTACCCCTCATCGGGGCACCAAGTTTCTCATGCCAGCTGTTCAAACACCAAAATGTACTCAGGCAGCCAAGGAAGGGCAGCACCTTCATCCCTTGACTActtttgtatttctttgtgttGTAGGTTTACTGCTCTCAACAGCATGATCtgctttttattataattttttttgtatgtattacTTGTTGGTAGTGTCTGTTTCATATGTTGCTGGTGTTATTGCGACGTTTTTCCATGTGATACTCCAGAAGGTGCAGTGCAGCAGTTGTTGGTGTAGTTTAAGGCAATAAAGTTATAATGACTCAGAATGTTGCTTATCTTTCAGTAGCATTGTCCTAGTTCATATTAACTTTCTGAACACTCCTTATGTTTAGCATATTACAGCAAATTGTGTTcaggactctgtgtgtgtgtgtgtgtgtgtgtgtgtagggaatcATGAGTATTATCTTAATCCTCTTGGCAGAGCAAATCCTATGCgagtcttcttctttttgtttaacatccttattttctcttGTGGGGTTGGACAGGCTATGAGTCTTGCCCACTCTTGATGACTGTATGCTCTCTTCCCTGATGTTCATCCTTCTCATGGGTATTGTTCTTAAACCAGACATTCAAATCTAAATAAAAATACTTTACTGGTCATGTCATGTAAAAAATAGTGTAGAGACTTCATATGAGATGTCATGTTCCTCCATTATTTCACTAGCTCATTGCATACATAAAAGGTCATTCTTGCAATAGTCACTTGCTTAGAATTTTTTAAGTCTTCAGCAAACATGATCAAGTTACTATGAACTTTGATTTCAAATTATTTATAATTCTCTTGTTAGCTGTGATAAAAGCTCTTGTGAGTGCCCTCTATCTGTCTTATGCCTTTCATTGAGTTTGCCTCATGTTTGGCATTCTACATTCTACAttgggggtgatggaggaggccACAAAAGAGAGTAGAAGAGTGTATGCAGACAATTTGGTGGTGAATGGTAAAGctgagacaaaggaagagattGGAGTAATGTTGAGGAGCTGAGAGCAATCGATGTTGAAGAGGTTTAAAAATGGACAATGATCAAACCAAAGTGATAATGATGGGCAAGAAGACTGAAGAGAATGTGGAGGTGGAAAGATACTCCTGTGGTGTTTGTAGCAGTGGAGTGTGGGTCAACTATCCTGGGAACCGTGTGTGACAGTTGGGGCCGTAAGGAGTGTTCAGGGTTGAGGTCCTTCAATTTAGATCTGTGCTGCAGTGAAGGCGTGGACTGTGACGAAGCTGGATTGTTCAGACATGCAAAGAGAAAGAGGTAGGCAGGAAAGAGTGTCAGGCATAGAGGTCATAGACCACCAGGCAGACCAAAGAATGCATAAAATAAATTGTGAATGAGGTCTTAGCCACTTTGTGTTAATTAGAAGGAAGCACTCGATAATAGGCAGTTTGAGGACGGTCATCAGATGCTTaacttcatataaa encodes the following:
- the LOC126985424 gene encoding probable mitochondrial glutathione transporter SLC25A40 isoform X1; the encoded protein is MTEKASPAAMSDLQPVQQMVSSCTGALITSVFMTPFDVVKVRLQAQQRAELASKCFLYCNGLMDHICRCAETLSVHTQGNAWYNRPVPVHLNGTLDAFVKISRQEGMQSLWSGLSPTLVVALPNTVIYFTSYEQLRTVLNRYLLLDSTEPSSLIGGAAGGLARVWSVTLVSPFELVRTKMQATTMTYKELAMVMRREVSTGGVRSLWRGWVPTVLRDVPFSILYWLSYEKQKILMNQQCPSFQFTLIAGAVSGGIAGTLTLPLDVIKTHRQIEIGEELFSDSTKASRSTWEMLQHIYRQQGVRGLFSGLVPRLAKVMPACAIMISTYEYAKKFFRNRGQHIIEKSSLPLPQAQTVS
- the LOC126985424 gene encoding probable mitochondrial glutathione transporter SLC25A40 isoform X2, which produces MTEKASPAAMSDLQPVQQMVSSCTGALITSVFMTPFDVVKVRLQAQQRAELASKCFLYCNGLMDHICRCAETLSVHTQGNAWYNRPVPVHLNGTLDAFVKISRQEGMQSLWSGLSPTLVVALPNTVIYFTSYEQLRTVLNRYLLLDSTEPSSLIGGAAGGLARVWSVTLVSPFELVRTKMQATTMTYKELAMVMRREVSTGGVRSLWRGWVPTVLRDVPFSILYWLSYEKQKILMNQQCPSFQFTLIAGAVSGGIAGTLTLPLDVIKTHRQIEIDSTKASRSTWEMLQHIYRQQGVRGLFSGLVPRLAKVMPACAIMISTYEYAKKFFRNRGQHIIEKSSLPLPQAQTVS
- the LOC126985424 gene encoding probable mitochondrial glutathione transporter SLC25A40 isoform X3, encoding MDHICRCAETLSVHTQGNAWYNRPVPVHLNGTLDAFVKISRQEGMQSLWSGLSPTLVVALPNTVIYFTSYEQLRTVLNRYLLLDSTEPSSLIGGAAGGLARVWSVTLVSPFELVRTKMQATTMTYKELAMVMRREVSTGGVRSLWRGWVPTVLRDVPFSILYWLSYEKQKILMNQQCPSFQFTLIAGAVSGGIAGTLTLPLDVIKTHRQIEIGEELFSDSTKASRSTWEMLQHIYRQQGVRGLFSGLVPRLAKVMPACAIMISTYEYAKKFFRNRGQHIIEKSSLPLPQAQTVS